Proteins encoded by one window of Cupriavidus sp. EM10:
- a CDS encoding aminopeptidase P N-terminal domain-containing protein, whose translation MSAPESALLGACRDRRARVLQQLRAQGGGVAIVPTAPEAMRNRDSDYPYRHDSYFYYLTGFTEPEAVLVLVAGAPGEGGDRSILFCRPKHEEREIWDGFRFGPEGARATFGFDEAHSVEDIDKLLPPLLANRAQVAYPLAATADIDANVRRWLDAVRMQGRAGVSSPSAAVDVRTLLDEMRLFKDAGEVATMRRAAEISAQAHVRAMRASRAGLREFHLEAELLYEFRRHGAQSVAYNSIVATGPNACVLHYRAGPAELRDGDLCLIDAGCELDGYASDITRTFPVSGRFTPAQRELYDLVLAAQEAAIAETRAGVPYNVPHDAAVKVLAQGMLDTGLLDRNKEGTLDDVLASGSYRRFYMHRTGHWLGMDVHDVGEYRVPGPLPAGQEGERPWRPLEPGMVLTIEPGIYVRPAEDVPERYWHIGIRIEDDAVVTSGECELITRGVPVKADEIEALMRGNGGSPL comes from the coding sequence ATGTCCGCACCCGAATCCGCTCTTCTTGGCGCGTGCCGCGACCGCCGTGCCCGTGTGCTGCAACAACTGCGCGCCCAGGGCGGCGGCGTGGCCATCGTGCCGACCGCGCCGGAGGCCATGCGCAACCGCGACAGCGACTATCCGTACCGGCACGACAGCTATTTCTATTACCTGACCGGCTTCACCGAGCCCGAGGCGGTGCTGGTGCTCGTGGCTGGCGCGCCTGGCGAAGGCGGCGACCGGAGCATCCTGTTCTGCCGCCCGAAGCACGAGGAACGCGAGATCTGGGACGGCTTCCGCTTCGGCCCGGAAGGCGCCCGCGCCACCTTCGGCTTCGACGAGGCCCATTCCGTCGAGGACATCGACAAGCTGCTGCCGCCGCTGCTGGCCAATCGCGCCCAGGTGGCCTACCCGCTGGCCGCCACCGCCGACATCGACGCCAACGTGCGCCGCTGGCTCGATGCCGTGCGCATGCAGGGCCGTGCCGGCGTGTCGTCGCCGTCGGCCGCCGTGGACGTGCGCACGCTGCTCGATGAAATGCGCCTGTTCAAGGATGCCGGCGAAGTGGCCACGATGCGCCGCGCGGCAGAGATTTCGGCCCAGGCCCACGTGCGCGCAATGCGTGCATCGCGCGCCGGGCTGCGCGAATTCCATCTGGAAGCCGAGCTGCTCTACGAATTCCGCCGCCATGGCGCGCAGAGCGTGGCCTACAACTCGATCGTGGCCACCGGCCCCAACGCCTGCGTGCTGCATTACCGCGCGGGCCCGGCCGAGCTGCGCGACGGCGACCTGTGCCTGATCGACGCCGGCTGCGAACTGGACGGCTATGCGTCGGACATCACGCGCACGTTCCCGGTGTCGGGCCGCTTCACGCCCGCCCAGCGCGAGCTGTACGACCTGGTGCTGGCCGCGCAGGAAGCCGCCATCGCCGAGACGCGCGCCGGGGTGCCCTACAACGTGCCGCACGACGCAGCCGTGAAGGTGCTGGCGCAGGGCATGCTCGACACGGGCCTGCTCGACCGCAACAAGGAAGGCACGCTTGACGACGTGCTGGCCAGCGGCAGTTATCGCCGCTTCTACATGCACCGCACGGGCCACTGGCTCGGCATGGACGTGCACGACGTGGGCGAGTATCGCGTGCCCGGTCCGCTGCCGGCCGGCCAGGAAGGCGAGCGCCCATGGCGCCCGCTGGAACCGGGCATGGTGCTGACCATCGAGCCGGGCATCTATGTGCGCCCGGCCGAAGACGTGCCCGAACGCTACTGGCATATCGGCATCCGCATCGAGGATGACGCCGTGGTGACGTCGGGCGAATGCGAACTGATCACGCGCGGCGTGCCTGTAAAGGCCGACGAGATCGAGGCACTGATGCGCGGCAACGGAGGATCGCCGCTATGA
- the dusB gene encoding tRNA dihydrouridine synthase DusB — MQIGPHQLRNNLFVAPMAGVTDRPFRQLCKQLGAGYAVSEMVASNAQLWKSEKTMRRANHAGEVEPISVQIAGAEPSMMAEAARYNVDRGAQIIDINMGCPAKKVCNVAAGSALLQNEPLVVRIVEAVVGAVGDRVPVTLKIRTGWDREHKNALRVARMAQDAGISMLTIHGRTRADLYHGEAEYETIAAVKAALGIPVVANGDITSPQKAKQVLEATGADAIMIGRAAQGRPWLFREIEHFLKTGELLPAPEVAEIRAIMNHHLADHYAFYGEFTGVRTARKHIAWYTRGLKGANLFRHRMNTLETTGAQLEAVNAFFDEQAAISDRLVYVDDSAATDEEETSTTKRNGNCLPHEPQRHRPMYPGQPGYLLS, encoded by the coding sequence GTGCAGATCGGTCCCCACCAGCTCCGTAACAACCTCTTTGTCGCCCCCATGGCCGGGGTGACGGACCGGCCGTTCCGCCAGTTGTGCAAGCAGCTGGGCGCCGGCTACGCGGTGTCCGAGATGGTGGCGTCGAACGCCCAGCTCTGGAAGAGCGAAAAGACCATGCGGCGCGCCAATCACGCGGGCGAGGTCGAGCCGATCTCGGTGCAGATTGCCGGCGCGGAGCCGTCGATGATGGCCGAGGCGGCGCGCTACAACGTCGACCGTGGCGCGCAGATCATCGACATCAACATGGGTTGCCCGGCGAAGAAAGTGTGCAACGTGGCCGCCGGATCGGCGCTGCTGCAGAACGAACCGCTGGTGGTGCGCATCGTCGAGGCCGTGGTGGGTGCCGTGGGCGACCGGGTGCCCGTGACGCTGAAGATCCGCACCGGCTGGGACCGCGAGCACAAGAATGCACTGCGCGTGGCGCGCATGGCCCAGGACGCCGGCATCAGCATGCTGACGATCCACGGCCGCACGCGCGCCGACCTGTACCACGGCGAGGCCGAATACGAGACCATCGCCGCGGTCAAGGCCGCGCTGGGCATTCCGGTGGTGGCCAATGGCGACATCACGTCGCCGCAGAAGGCGAAGCAGGTGCTGGAAGCAACCGGCGCCGACGCCATCATGATCGGCCGGGCGGCACAGGGTCGTCCGTGGCTGTTCCGCGAGATCGAACACTTCCTGAAGACCGGCGAACTGCTGCCGGCGCCCGAAGTGGCCGAGATCCGCGCGATCATGAACCATCACCTGGCGGACCACTACGCGTTCTACGGCGAGTTCACCGGCGTGCGCACCGCGCGCAAGCACATCGCCTGGTACACGCGCGGGCTGAAGGGCGCGAACCTGTTCCGCCACCGCATGAACACGCTGGAAACCACGGGCGCGCAGCTGGAAGCGGTCAACGCATTTTTCGACGAGCAGGCAGCCATCTCGGATCGCCTGGTCTATGTCGACGACAGCGCCGCCACGGACGAAGAAGAAACATCCACAACAAAAAGAAACGGGAACTGCTTGCCGCATGAGCCGCAACGCCATCGACCAATGTATCCGGGACAGCCTGGATACCTACTTTCGTGA
- a CDS encoding YSC84-related protein encodes MDRRQFVTRVAGSGLLVATAGFAAGCTTTGTGAGSDPAAQRREIDAGADGALNRLYSSAKSAQELGNRAQGILIFPRVLSGGLVIGGEYGDGVLRSKGAPQGYYRTIAGSIGLTAGGQSRSVIIMFMTPEAYNKFVQSKGWTVGADASVALAKIGANGTIDTVTAQQPVIAFVQTNAGAMVDVSLNGSKISKLDI; translated from the coding sequence ATGGATCGACGTCAGTTTGTTACCCGGGTTGCCGGGTCGGGCCTGCTGGTCGCCACGGCCGGCTTTGCCGCCGGTTGCACGACGACGGGCACGGGCGCGGGTTCCGATCCCGCCGCCCAGCGCAGGGAAATCGACGCCGGCGCAGACGGCGCGCTGAACCGGCTCTATTCGTCGGCAAAAAGCGCGCAGGAACTGGGCAATCGCGCGCAAGGCATCCTGATCTTCCCGCGCGTGCTGTCCGGCGGGCTGGTGATCGGCGGCGAGTATGGCGACGGCGTGCTGCGCAGCAAGGGCGCCCCCCAGGGCTACTACCGTACCATCGCCGGTTCCATCGGCCTGACCGCCGGCGGCCAGTCGCGCTCGGTCATCATCATGTTCATGACGCCCGAGGCGTACAACAAGTTCGTGCAGTCGAAGGGCTGGACGGTCGGGGCCGACGCCAGCGTGGCGCTGGCCAAGATCGGCGCCAACGGCACCATCGACACCGTCACGGCCCAGCAGCCGGTAATTGCCTTCGTGCAGACCAATGCCGGCGCGATGGTCGACGTGTCGCTGAACGGCTCGAAGATCAGCAAGCTCGACATCTAG
- the ruvC gene encoding crossover junction endodeoxyribonuclease RuvC, translating to MRILGIDPGLRTTGFGVLEKHGNKLAYVASGTIRSNGDESLPQRLKTLYDGIAEVARTYAPDCAAIEKVFVNVNPQSTLLLGQARGAAICGLVGQGLPVFEYTALQLKVAVVGYGRANKEQVQEMVMRLLALSGRPSSDAADALGVAICHANGGDTLGTLATMAPELARKGLRVRRGRLIG from the coding sequence ATGCGCATTCTCGGCATCGATCCCGGTCTGCGGACCACCGGCTTCGGCGTGCTCGAAAAGCACGGCAACAAGCTCGCCTACGTGGCCTCCGGCACGATCCGCAGCAATGGCGACGAAAGCCTGCCGCAGCGCCTGAAAACGCTCTATGACGGGATTGCCGAAGTCGCGCGCACCTATGCGCCCGACTGCGCGGCCATCGAGAAGGTCTTCGTCAACGTCAATCCGCAATCCACGCTGCTGCTGGGCCAGGCGCGCGGCGCCGCCATCTGCGGCCTGGTGGGCCAGGGCCTGCCGGTGTTCGAGTACACGGCGCTGCAGCTGAAGGTGGCCGTGGTCGGCTATGGCCGCGCCAACAAGGAACAGGTGCAGGAAATGGTGATGCGGCTGCTGGCGCTGTCCGGCCGCCCCAGCAGCGATGCCGCCGATGCGCTGGGCGTGGCAATCTGCCATGCCAACGGCGGCGATACGCTGGGCACGCTGGCGACGATGGCGCCGGAACTGGCGCGCAAGGGCCTGCGCGTACGGCGCGGCCGGCTGATTGGCTGA
- the purH gene encoding bifunctional phosphoribosylaminoimidazolecarboxamide formyltransferase/IMP cyclohydrolase → MIKQALLSVSDKTGIVDFARDLNALGVTLLSTGGTAKLLADAGLPVTEVADYTGFPEMLDGRVKTLHPKVHGGILARRDLPEHMAALARHDIPTIDLLVVNLYPFQQTVAKDDCTLPDAIENIDIGGPTMLRSAAKNHRDVTVIVDPADYAVVLDEMRANANSVGYDTNFRLATKVFAHTAQYDGAITNYLTSLGADKSHQARSSYPQTLNLAFEKVQEMRYGENPHQSAAFYRDLKTVDGALANYVQLQGKELSYNNIADADAAWECVKSFDAANGAACVIIKHANPCGVAIGVNALEAYDKAFKTDSTSAFGGIIAFNVELDEAAAQAVAKQFVEVLIAPSFSTAARNVFAAKQNVRLLEIPLGKGVNQYDLKRVGGGLLVQGPDARNVQPSELRVVTRRHPTPKEMDDLMFAWRVAKFVKSNAIVFCGNGMTLGVGAGQMSRVDSARIASIKAQNAGLSLAGSAVASDAFFPFRDGLDVVVDAGATVVIQPGGSMRDDEVIAAADERGIAMVLTGTRHFRH, encoded by the coding sequence ATGATCAAGCAAGCCCTTCTCTCTGTTTCCGACAAGACCGGCATCGTCGACTTCGCCCGCGACCTGAACGCGCTCGGCGTCACGCTGCTGTCCACCGGCGGTACCGCCAAGCTGCTGGCCGATGCCGGCCTGCCCGTCACGGAAGTTGCCGACTACACCGGCTTTCCCGAAATGCTCGACGGCCGCGTGAAGACGCTGCACCCGAAGGTGCACGGCGGCATCCTGGCCCGCCGCGACCTGCCCGAGCACATGGCGGCCCTGGCCAGGCACGACATTCCGACGATCGACCTGCTGGTGGTGAACCTGTACCCGTTCCAGCAAACCGTGGCCAAGGACGACTGCACGCTGCCGGACGCCATCGAGAACATCGACATCGGCGGCCCCACCATGCTGCGCTCGGCGGCCAAGAACCACCGCGACGTGACCGTGATCGTCGATCCGGCCGACTACGCCGTGGTGCTGGACGAAATGCGCGCCAACGCCAACAGCGTGGGCTACGACACCAACTTCCGCCTGGCCACCAAGGTCTTTGCGCACACCGCCCAGTACGACGGCGCGATCACCAATTACCTGACCAGCCTTGGCGCCGACAAGTCGCACCAGGCCCGCAGCAGCTACCCGCAGACGCTGAACCTGGCCTTCGAGAAGGTGCAGGAAATGCGCTACGGCGAGAATCCGCACCAGTCGGCCGCGTTCTACCGCGACCTGAAGACCGTGGACGGCGCGCTGGCCAACTACGTGCAGCTGCAGGGCAAGGAACTGTCGTACAACAACATTGCCGACGCCGATGCCGCGTGGGAATGCGTGAAGTCGTTCGACGCCGCCAACGGCGCCGCCTGCGTGATCATCAAGCACGCCAACCCGTGCGGCGTGGCCATCGGCGTGAACGCGCTGGAAGCCTACGACAAGGCCTTCAAGACCGATTCGACCTCGGCCTTCGGCGGCATCATCGCCTTCAACGTGGAACTGGACGAAGCCGCGGCCCAGGCCGTGGCCAAGCAGTTCGTCGAAGTGCTGATCGCCCCGTCATTCAGCACCGCCGCGCGCAACGTGTTCGCCGCCAAGCAGAACGTGCGCCTGCTGGAGATCCCGCTGGGCAAGGGCGTGAACCAGTATGACCTGAAGCGCGTGGGCGGCGGCCTGCTGGTGCAGGGCCCGGATGCGCGCAATGTGCAGCCGTCCGAACTGCGCGTGGTGACGCGCCGTCATCCGACCCCGAAGGAAATGGATGACCTGATGTTCGCCTGGCGCGTGGCCAAGTTCGTGAAGTCGAACGCCATCGTGTTCTGCGGCAACGGCATGACGCTGGGCGTCGGCGCCGGCCAGATGAGCCGCGTGGATTCGGCCCGCATCGCCAGCATCAAGGCCCAGAACGCCGGCCTGTCGCTGGCCGGTTCGGCCGTGGCATCGGACGCGTTCTTCCCGTTCCGCGACGGCCTGGACGTGGTGGTCGACGCTGGCGCCACCGTGGTGATCCAGCCGGGCGGCTCGATGCGCGACGACGAGGTGATCGCCGCCGCCGACGAGCGCGGCATCGCCATGGTGCTGACCGGCACACGCCATTTCCGTCATTGA
- a CDS encoding queuosine precursor transporter, with protein MHEPLAATAASGHTGRVYRYYDLVMVAFVTVLLCSNLIGAAKAAQVTLPVIGPVTFGAGVLFFPVSYIFGDVLTEVYGYGRDRRVVWAGFAALAFATFMAFVVLRMPVAPFMADYQKSLEDVFGNTWRIALGSLIAFCCGSFANSYTLAKMKLWTGGRWLWTRTIGSTLAGELVDSSLFYVIAFYGIWPLEKVIQVAIAQYFLKTAWEVVMTPVTYKVVGFLKRAENEDWYDRNTNFTPFRLRV; from the coding sequence ATGCACGAACCGCTTGCCGCCACCGCCGCTTCCGGCCACACCGGGCGCGTCTATCGCTACTACGATCTCGTGATGGTGGCCTTTGTCACGGTGCTGCTGTGCTCCAACCTGATCGGTGCCGCCAAGGCGGCGCAGGTCACGCTGCCCGTGATCGGCCCGGTGACGTTCGGCGCCGGCGTGCTGTTCTTCCCCGTCTCGTACATCTTCGGCGACGTCCTGACCGAGGTCTACGGCTACGGCCGCGACCGCCGCGTGGTGTGGGCCGGCTTTGCCGCGCTGGCGTTTGCCACGTTCATGGCGTTCGTGGTGCTGCGCATGCCCGTGGCGCCGTTCATGGCCGACTACCAGAAGAGCCTGGAAGATGTGTTCGGCAACACCTGGCGCATCGCGCTGGGGTCGCTGATCGCGTTCTGCTGTGGCAGTTTCGCCAATAGCTATACCCTGGCGAAGATGAAGCTCTGGACCGGCGGCCGCTGGCTCTGGACGCGCACGATCGGCTCGACCCTGGCCGGCGAGCTTGTCGATTCGTCGCTGTTCTACGTAATTGCGTTCTACGGCATCTGGCCGCTGGAAAAAGTCATCCAGGTGGCCATCGCGCAGTACTTCCTGAAGACGGCGTGGGAGGTCGTGATGACCCCCGTGACCTACAAGGTGGTGGGATTCCTGAAACGGGCGGAAAACGAGGACTGGTACGACCGGAACACCAACTTCACGCCGTTCCGCCTGCGCGTCTGA
- a CDS encoding glycerophosphodiester phosphodiesterase produces the protein MPQSLAQSLVFRLSFAAATATMVAGCVTAPRAPVSTSTPPASAPAQAPAAPAPVPAPPALVIGHRGASALRPEHTLASYQKAIDDGADIIEPDLVATKDGVLVARHENDITGTTNVADVPEFAGHRRIKVIDGERIDGWFTEDFTLAELKTLRARERIPKLRPYNAKLDGQFEIPTFDEILKLAAQAANRRGSPVGLYPELKHPSYFRGIGLPLEEKLAAALQGNAYAKSAPVYIQSFEVGPLRTVKRLVGTTMPNVKIVQLIGNARQRPADWRLAGDNRTYASMLTPLGLREVATYANGIGPEKSLVIPRDAQGGLAAPTPLVANAHAAGLVVHPYTFRPENSFLPKPLRAPGNDATRSPQGMVREVQAFIAAGIDGFFTDDPALGRRAVATQPGQ, from the coding sequence ATGCCGCAATCCCTCGCGCAGTCCCTCGTCTTCCGTCTGTCATTCGCCGCCGCCACGGCCACGATGGTCGCCGGCTGCGTTACGGCGCCGCGCGCCCCGGTTTCCACCTCGACACCTCCAGCGTCGGCGCCCGCACAGGCACCGGCCGCCCCGGCCCCTGTGCCCGCCCCGCCGGCGCTGGTCATCGGCCATCGCGGCGCCAGCGCCCTGCGGCCCGAGCACACGCTGGCGTCGTACCAGAAGGCCATCGACGATGGCGCGGACATCATCGAGCCGGATCTCGTCGCCACGAAGGACGGCGTCCTGGTGGCCCGCCACGAGAACGACATCACCGGCACCACCAACGTGGCCGACGTGCCAGAGTTTGCCGGGCACCGGCGCATCAAGGTCATCGACGGCGAGCGCATCGACGGCTGGTTCACCGAGGATTTCACGCTGGCGGAACTCAAGACGCTGCGCGCCCGCGAACGCATTCCGAAGCTGCGCCCCTACAACGCCAAGCTCGACGGCCAGTTCGAGATTCCCACCTTCGACGAAATCCTGAAGCTGGCCGCGCAGGCCGCGAACCGCCGCGGCAGCCCGGTCGGCCTCTATCCCGAACTGAAGCACCCGAGCTACTTCCGTGGCATCGGCCTGCCGCTCGAAGAGAAGCTGGCCGCCGCGCTGCAGGGCAACGCCTACGCGAAGTCCGCGCCGGTGTACATCCAGTCGTTCGAAGTCGGCCCGCTGCGCACCGTGAAGCGGCTGGTGGGTACGACGATGCCAAACGTGAAAATCGTGCAGCTGATCGGCAACGCCCGGCAGCGTCCGGCCGACTGGCGCCTGGCGGGCGATAACCGCACCTATGCGTCGATGCTGACGCCACTGGGTCTGCGCGAAGTGGCGACCTACGCCAACGGCATCGGCCCCGAGAAAAGCCTGGTGATTCCGCGCGATGCCCAGGGCGGCCTGGCCGCGCCCACGCCGCTGGTGGCCAACGCGCACGCCGCCGGGCTGGTGGTGCACCCGTACACGTTCCGCCCCGAGAACAGCTTCCTGCCGAAGCCGCTGCGCGCGCCCGGCAACGATGCCACGCGCAGCCCGCAAGGCATGGTGCGCGAAGTCCAGGCCTTCATCGCGGCAGGCATCGACGGCTTCTTCACGGACGATCCGGCGCTGGGCCGTCGCGCCGTGGCCACGCAGCCCGGCCAGTAA
- the murU gene encoding N-acetylmuramate alpha-1-phosphate uridylyltransferase MurU codes for MKAMIFAAGRGDRMRPLTDTTPKPLLAVGGKPLIVWQIEALARAGFGDIVINHAWLGDKLEAALGRGEEFGVRIHWSAEGTALETAGGIAHALPLLAANGDDGVFLAVSGDIFCDFDYRQLLPRARAMAAAARPSMHLVMVPNPPFHPHGDFVLGDDGGLHLPADDAAGQALTFGNIGLYDTRLFRDIAPGQKVPMTPYYRDAIRQGAATGERFDGRWENVGTPQQLADLDRALRG; via the coding sequence TTGAAAGCGATGATCTTCGCCGCCGGGCGCGGCGACCGCATGCGCCCGCTGACCGATACCACACCCAAGCCCCTGCTGGCCGTGGGCGGCAAGCCGCTGATCGTCTGGCAGATCGAGGCGCTGGCCCGCGCCGGCTTTGGCGATATCGTCATCAACCACGCCTGGCTGGGCGACAAGCTCGAAGCGGCGCTTGGGCGTGGCGAGGAGTTTGGCGTGCGCATCCACTGGTCGGCGGAAGGCACCGCGCTGGAAACGGCGGGCGGCATCGCCCACGCGCTGCCGCTGTTGGCGGCAAATGGCGACGACGGTGTCTTCCTGGCCGTGTCGGGCGACATCTTCTGCGATTTCGACTACCGCCAGTTGCTGCCGCGCGCCCGGGCCATGGCGGCTGCCGCACGGCCGTCGATGCACCTGGTCATGGTGCCCAATCCGCCCTTCCATCCCCACGGCGATTTCGTGCTCGGGGACGACGGGGGCCTGCACCTGCCCGCCGACGATGCCGCGGGCCAGGCGCTGACCTTTGGCAATATCGGCCTGTACGACACCCGCCTGTTCCGCGATATCGCGCCGGGGCAAAAGGTGCCCATGACGCCGTACTATCGCGACGCGATCCGCCAGGGCGCGGCCACCGGCGAGCGCTTCGATGGCCGCTGGGAGAACGTCGGCACCCCGCAGCAACTGGCCGACCTGGACCGCGCGCTGCGCGGCTGA
- a CDS encoding AzlD domain-containing protein, with translation MTSLTLLWVFLGAGLATFLIRLSFIAVEGRLRLPPWFRTALQFVPAAMLSALIAPDLLMRDGAVFLSPYNTRLVAGLVAIVVAARTRSVGWTIASGMATLIGLETLF, from the coding sequence ATGACGTCGCTGACCCTGCTGTGGGTGTTCCTGGGCGCCGGCCTGGCCACCTTCCTGATCCGTCTGTCGTTCATCGCCGTGGAAGGCCGGCTGCGCCTGCCGCCATGGTTTCGCACCGCGCTGCAGTTCGTGCCCGCCGCCATGCTGTCCGCGCTGATCGCGCCCGACCTGCTGATGCGCGATGGCGCGGTGTTTCTGAGCCCCTACAACACCCGGCTGGTGGCTGGCCTGGTGGCCATTGTCGTCGCGGCCCGCACGCGCAGCGTGGGCTGGACCATCGCCAGCGGCATGGCCACCCTGATCGGCCTGGAGACCCTGTTTTGA
- a CDS encoding Fis family transcriptional regulator produces the protein MSRNAIDQCIRDSLDTYFRDLDGEEPSNMYNMVLEAVERPLLEAVMLRAERNQSLAAAYLGINRNTLRKKLQQHGLL, from the coding sequence ATGAGCCGCAACGCCATCGACCAATGTATCCGGGACAGCCTGGATACCTACTTTCGTGATCTGGATGGCGAAGAGCCATCCAATATGTACAACATGGTGCTGGAGGCCGTGGAACGGCCGCTGCTGGAAGCCGTGATGTTGCGCGCGGAGCGCAACCAGTCGCTGGCGGCCGCGTATCTCGGCATCAACCGCAATACCCTTCGCAAGAAGCTGCAGCAACACGGATTACTTTGA
- the ruvB gene encoding Holliday junction branch migration DNA helicase RuvB: protein MIETDKLTGERPPERVISAAPASTQEEAFERALRPKLLDEYVGQEKVRGQLDIFMHAARKRREALDHVLLFGPPGLGKTTLAHIIAREMGVNLRQTSGPVLERPGDLAALLTNLEAHDVLFIDEIHRLSPVVEEILYPALEDYQIDIMIGEGPAARSVKLDLQPFTLVGATTRAGMLTNPLRDRFGIVARLEFYTAEELARIVTRSAQLLNAAIDPAGALEIARRARGTPRIANRLLRRVRDFAEVKSDGTITRELADAALAMLDVDSVGFDLMDRKLLEAVLHKFDGGPVGVDNLAAAIGEARDTIEDVLEPYMIQQGYLQRTPRGRVATAAAYRHFGLASPQGNPTGEIFDAP from the coding sequence ATGATTGAAACCGACAAGCTGACCGGCGAACGCCCGCCGGAGCGCGTGATCTCCGCCGCCCCCGCCTCCACCCAGGAAGAAGCGTTCGAACGCGCGCTGCGGCCGAAACTGCTCGACGAGTACGTCGGCCAGGAGAAGGTGCGCGGCCAGCTCGACATCTTCATGCACGCGGCCCGCAAGCGCCGCGAGGCGCTGGACCACGTGCTGCTGTTCGGCCCGCCGGGCCTGGGCAAGACCACGCTGGCCCACATCATCGCCCGCGAGATGGGCGTGAACCTGCGCCAGACGTCGGGGCCCGTGCTGGAGCGCCCGGGCGACCTGGCCGCGCTGCTGACCAACCTGGAAGCCCACGACGTCCTGTTCATCGATGAAATCCACCGCCTGTCGCCCGTGGTGGAAGAAATCCTGTACCCGGCGCTGGAGGACTACCAGATCGACATCATGATCGGCGAAGGCCCGGCCGCGCGTTCGGTCAAGCTGGACCTGCAGCCGTTCACGCTGGTCGGCGCCACCACGCGCGCCGGCATGCTGACCAACCCGCTGCGTGACCGCTTCGGCATCGTGGCCCGGCTGGAGTTCTATACGGCCGAGGAACTGGCACGCATCGTGACGCGTTCGGCGCAGCTGCTCAACGCGGCCATCGATCCGGCGGGCGCGCTGGAAATCGCGCGCCGGGCACGCGGCACGCCGCGTATCGCCAACCGGCTGCTGCGCCGCGTGCGCGACTTCGCCGAGGTCAAGAGCGATGGCACGATCACGCGCGAACTGGCCGACGCGGCACTGGCGATGCTCGACGTGGACAGCGTCGGATTCGACCTGATGGACCGCAAGCTGCTGGAGGCCGTGCTGCACAAGTTCGACGGCGGCCCGGTGGGCGTGGACAACCTGGCGGCCGCCATCGGCGAGGCCCGCGACACCATCGAGGACGTGCTGGAGCCGTACATGATCCAGCAGGGTTACCTGCAGCGCACGCCGCGTGGCCGGGTGGCCACCGCCGCCGCCTACCGGCATTTCGGCCTGGCCTCGCCGCAAGGCAACCCCACCGGCGAGATCTTCGACGCACCCTGA
- the ruvA gene encoding Holliday junction branch migration protein RuvA yields the protein MIGRIAGTLLEKNPPHLLVDCHGVGYEIDVPMSTFYNLPAVGQPVTLLTQQIIREDAHLLFGFGTATERNTFRELIKITGIGARMALAVLSGLSVPELAQAVTMQEAGRLTKIPGIGKKTAERLLLELKGKLGADLGHVPGAAPVPDNAVDVLNALLALGYSEKEAAQAIKQVPAGTGVSEGIKLALKALSKG from the coding sequence ATGATCGGACGCATCGCCGGCACCCTGCTGGAAAAGAATCCCCCGCACCTGCTGGTCGACTGCCACGGCGTCGGCTACGAGATCGATGTGCCGATGAGCACGTTCTACAACCTGCCGGCCGTCGGCCAGCCAGTGACGCTGCTGACGCAGCAGATCATCCGCGAGGACGCGCACCTGCTGTTCGGCTTCGGCACCGCCACCGAACGCAACACCTTCCGCGAACTGATCAAGATCACCGGCATTGGAGCGCGCATGGCGCTGGCCGTGCTGTCCGGGCTGTCCGTGCCCGAACTGGCACAGGCCGTGACGATGCAGGAAGCCGGCCGGCTGACGAAGATTCCCGGCATCGGCAAGAAGACGGCCGAGCGGCTGCTGCTGGAACTGAAGGGCAAGCTTGGCGCAGACCTGGGCCATGTACCGGGCGCCGCGCCGGTACCCGACAACGCCGTCGACGTGCTCAACGCACTGCTGGCGCTGGGCTATTCCGAGAAGGAGGCCGCCCAGGCCATCAAGCAGGTGCCAGCCGGCACGGGCGTGTCCGAAGGCATCAAGCTCGCGCTCAAGGCGCTGTCGAAGGGCTGA